The stretch of DNA TGTGTTATCAGGTGAAATAAAACTCATATTTTCTGAAACAACACCGCCAAAAAGAATATTACCTATATCTTCAGAAAAATCATTTTCAAAGAAATTCATATCATCCCAGGTAAGAGATGCTCCGGCAGGTTTTATCCAGTAGTGATCGGATAAACTCAGTCCGTAGCTTTTGGTGAGGAGTGAGCGTGCATTGCTGATGCCAAGGTTATCAAGTGCATTTTTCAAACCCGAACGGCTGGCAGGTATCGAACGTCCCGTCCACCATTCATTAAGGGCACGGTGATCTGCATTTCCTTTTTTCGCTGTACCTGGAGGCAGATGATCAGCATTTATGACATCACCGATCTTTGAAATACCACCAATCATTTCATTTATAAACACCTTGGCAACTTCGGTATTCTTATGCATCAACACATATTTTGATTTCACTGCTTTCACTCCTTCCTGAATAACTTATACTGAAACAGCAGAGTCCCGCATAAGAACTCTGCTGTTTCTTATTATTTAATTATAGTGATTCAAATTATTCTTGTCAATGGAACATAATGTCAGAGTTTTAACTCACGTAATGTGATAAATCCCCGCATCCTTTACTTTTTCGCCGGTAATCTTTTCGAATGCCTTTTTGTACGCTTCGAGCTGGTTCTGATATTTCACATCAAGGGCGTTTCCGTCTGCGTTGGTTTTGTAATCCACGATGTGCCACTCGCCTGCTTTGCGGTATACAACGTCCATTATGCCGTTTATTACTGTCGATGACCGCTTCAATGTGCAGCTTTCTCCTTTTATTCGGTATGCCTGCGGCATACTATTGACTATACGTATAATACGCACTATAATATTATCAGGGGAAAATGAAGTAAATGCTAAAGAAATCATAAAGAATGGGCTACTTCCGCCTCTTGAATTATAATGATAAAGGATTTGAATGATTATGCTGAAACTATTTTATCCTGCATGTTTTTACCCGAATGATACTGGCTTTACTGTGATCATTCCAGACCTTCCGGGATGTGTAACAGAAGGAAAAGAAATTACTGAAGCTTTTGAAATGGCTGTAGACTGCGCAAGCGGATGGGTTCTTACAGAACTTGAAGATGGAAATCCAATTCCTAAAGCGTCGGATATTCAAACCATAACTGCTGATGAATATCCTGATGGATTCACTACAATGATCGTTCTTGATATGGACAGTTATGCTGAAAAATACGGTGAAAAATCCATTAGAAAAAACTGTACCTTACCTGCCTGGCTTAATAACAGAGCTGAAAAAATGAATATCAATTTTTCACAGGTACTTCAGGAAGCTTTGATCCAGAAGCTGAATATATGACATCACAACTATAAAAGGATAATGCGCCTTTGGCGCATTCATAATTAAAGCGGAGCCTCGGCTCCGCTTTCTCGTTTTATTCGATATGCCAGCGGCATATATCAGAAACATCCTTCCACCTCAATACAAAGGAAGAAGGATGTTTTAATTTTAATCAGAAACAGATTCCCTACTTGTTTTTCTTTATTTCATCGCAATACGGAAGTATCTCATCGAAATAATCGTTCAGAGGCAGTGTAGCACCGGAATGTTTTCCGCCTGGTATACGACGGAAACGTTCGTTTCTGCACAATCTTTCAGTAAAATCATTAGTATCGATTATCTCATCCGCATCTCCTACAATGCAGCATACATTATCGTTCTTCAAATCAGTAAGCGTTCCGAACATGGATATAAACGATGTGATTTCTCCATCATAGCCGAGACGCGGAAGATGAAGAAACGGCAGGAGGCATGGATTGATCAGTATAACCGGAAGATTAAACTCAGCAGACAAGTATGCCGCAAAGAAACCGCCAAGACTTGTTCCGACGATAACATCGATTTTTTTGTCAGTGATAATATGTCTGAGATCATCAGCAATGCTTTCAGGTGATTTTGCATCATAGTCTACTGAAGGCGAAGTAATATTTTCACACTGTTTTCCAAGTGCAGCATATGCCGCATTCTCAGGTGAACCATGATAGCCATGAATATTGAGAATGTTTAGATCATACTTGTTTCCATTGTTATTATTTCTTATATCGTTGCTGTTATTCATTTACATATACTCCTTCTGTGAATATCAATAAACTCCTCCGGCGTACTATTTTCACTTATCTCCGTATCCGTCTTATTATACCCTATTTTTTATCATTTCGCAAATACGATTAAATCGGAGTCTCAGTTCCGATTTCTCATTGTTACTATTCACGACCTAATTTTCCCAGTACAAAAGAAAACAACACCACTGGACCGGTTTTATTACCGGCCTGGTGGTGCTGTATTTTTTATTATTCACATTCAGCAAATATTTCTTCGACAGTATATGGGTTACCATCACATAATCTTGTTAATGCATCATATTCGTTGATTCCATTTCTTCGGCATGTTTCAATGTATGTACGAATCATTGCATAGTTATTTGCTGTTTTTGAAGATGCGAACTGACCTGACACCTTCATTTTTGTTTTCGTCCCACGTAGTGCTCGTTCTGAGAGATTATTTGTTGTAGGCAGACTGAAATCATATACCCAGGCGAAGTAATTGCTGCGATATTTTATGATTCTGCGTATCAGAGCGCGTTCCGGACCGCCTGAATATTTTGATGTATTCGCTTCTGCCAGCGTTTCTGCTCTTTGCAGAAGTTCTGTAAGCTTGCTTTCAAAATTTTCAAGATATCCATCATCAAATCGTGTTGTTCCTGCTTGTATCAGATTCTTTCGGTCTTTTATCGTTGCTGATATCAATGCTTTTATTTCAAGCAGTACTTCATGATTGGTTTCATCTGCAAGTTTCTGAAGATCGCGCTGCAAATGTGCATTACACTCAATATTTATGAACACAAAACGTTCATTGTAATTGATGCTGTTATGATCATGCATAACAGATGTTTCAGCAGAAAGATTTTCAAGTATTCCATCCAGAAGAATTCCGTTCATATCTTTGTTTTCATGGGCTGCAAAGAACGCGATTCTTTCGTCTCCGTAAAATCTCAGGCAGATTCTTTTGGTATCGGCGTAAACCACGGTATCATCCCAGTAAATGAGCAGTCTTTTAAGTAACTCCCTTCGCAAATCATTATGAAAAACTGCCAGTGCTTTGGCGGCTCTGGCCTGTACTTTAGCTACATACCCTTCACTCGGACTGATCTCTCCGTTTGTTATGCCCTGAAAGAATACAGGAACCTTATTTATTGACGAATTCATAATATTCAGCAAAACAAGTATCATTGCCTGTACGTTTGCTCCATATCTTACTTTCGTTCTTTTTTCAGGTGCCGTTCTGCTGATCACCAGGGTCCCGCAATTCTTACATTTGTAGACGTAATACTTATGCTTCACCCTCTTTACTTTAACTTCTACTTCTATTTCATAGCGATTTTCTGTTTTTCCGGTATATTCAAACTCATCTTTTTTGCATTTCGGACAACAGTCATCTTCAGTTAAACAATGTTCCGTTATATCAGTTATTGCTTCTTCTGCAGGTGGTTCAAGCTCTGATCTTTTATGCCCTGTTTGGCCTCCTTTGGAATTATCGGTTTCTTCTCTGCTGTTTGGTCTTGCTTTTGATTTCCCGATTGGTGTCTGCGATGTAGGCAGAGATGTATTGGTTCCATCTCTGTCCTGTACCGCTTTCATATGCCGGATCTCGGCTTTAAGTGTTTCTATTATGGTGTCTTTCTCGTCAAGTGCTTTTTGATATTCTTCGTCCTTCTTAGCAAGCTTTTTTTGATACTCACAGAACAAATCATAGTTTTTCCTGTCTTAATTTACAGATTGTATCTATCTTTTCATCAAGCTCTTTGGTGTGATTTTCGCATTCAATTACAAGCTGTTCATACCAGATATCGCGTACTTTCTTCACTGCATTTTTTGATGACCGAACTTGTCTGCAAAGCTGTTTTATCCGCCTCTGATATCCAAGATATATGAGATGATGATTATGCTGCAGTTTTTTATATCTCTCACCATTTTCAAATTCTTTTACCAGACGTTTAAGTCTTTTATTTTCATATTGTAATGATGTATTGATAAAAAACTGCCTGTTCATAGCTTGCTTCCTGTTCTGTTTTATTTCTGTTCCAGCGCTCTTTCTGCTGATTCCTT from Ruminococcus sp. HUN007 encodes:
- a CDS encoding PD-(D/E)XK nuclease family protein — its product is MKRSSTVINGIMDVVYRKAGEWHIVDYKTNADGNALDVKYQNQLEAYKKAFEKITGEKVKDAGIYHIT
- a CDS encoding YqiA/YcfP family alpha/beta fold hydrolase, with translation MNNSNDIRNNNNGNKYDLNILNIHGYHGSPENAAYAALGKQCENITSPSVDYDAKSPESIADDLRHIITDKKIDVIVGTSLGGFFAAYLSAEFNLPVILINPCLLPFLHLPRLGYDGEITSFISMFGTLTDLKNDNVCCIVGDADEIIDTNDFTERLCRNERFRRIPGGKHSGATLPLNDYFDEILPYCDEIKKNK
- a CDS encoding type II toxin-antitoxin system HicB family antitoxin; this translates as MLKLFYPACFYPNDTGFTVIIPDLPGCVTEGKEITEAFEMAVDCASGWVLTELEDGNPIPKASDIQTITADEYPDGFTTMIVLDMDSYAEKYGEKSIRKNCTLPAWLNNRAEKMNINFSQVLQEALIQKLNI
- a CDS encoding transposase; its protein translation is MFCEYQKKLAKKDEEYQKALDEKDTIIETLKAEIRHMKAVQDRDGTNTSLPTSQTPIGKSKARPNSREETDNSKGGQTGHKRSELEPPAEEAITDITEHCLTEDDCCPKCKKDEFEYTGKTENRYEIEVEVKVKRVKHKYYVYKCKNCGTLVISRTAPEKRTKVRYGANVQAMILVLLNIMNSSINKVPVFFQGITNGEISPSEGYVAKVQARAAKALAVFHNDLRRELLKRLLIYWDDTVVYADTKRICLRFYGDERIAFFAAHENKDMNGILLDGILENLSAETSVMHDHNSINYNERFVFINIECNAHLQRDLQKLADETNHEVLLEIKALISATIKDRKNLIQAGTTRFDDGYLENFESKLTELLQRAETLAEANTSKYSGGPERALIRRIIKYRSNYFAWVYDFSLPTTNNLSERALRGTKTKMKVSGQFASSKTANNYAMIRTYIETCRRNGINEYDALTRLCDGNPYTVEEIFAECE